One part of the Coffea eugenioides isolate CCC68of chromosome 10, Ceug_1.0, whole genome shotgun sequence genome encodes these proteins:
- the LOC113750164 gene encoding putative tRNA pseudouridine synthase Pus10 isoform X1, protein MASEVVQDNSGGDERPQISNSAAANVGEEVEELKLLQDAVYALPTYAVKDFFSLGACARCIFRLFGLCQKISSFPSLPTATMNAMLEKNVLGRDRDDNCSGSAERKDSGSQQLSSQTFVLEHAVCRICLGILDYVYHDEKEILVKKDSAYEFARIVAESVKQEHPQIDSFSLEVSLPPVVMDNEQVVRSFMRKKYGSEHWFLQKTLTDCISIKDALKLSILDTLEKLLGTKSNLSTFRIRLTYETSEESRRKPDNEEIDGCKRRKTNMLYTADEKQASETSGSKNFAEHENKQYECTEGFAKDLEGHGSDYLKFQLEKESQPFGLVFLCYRCPIYIGGRYLKYSRNVSQTCWMIEDERMGEASVEEIIGGSILPLCQGDGYKFHAAGREDIDVRMLGTGRPFLVEVQNAHQVPSEELIKEMEMKINSQENKLVGVKNLKILDNKGWALMREGEAEKQKQYAALVWISRPFNDDDSKTLSSLQEMQILQKTPIRVLHRRSPLEREKVIHWMKVEKIAGSCQYFLLHLCTQAGTYIKEFVHGDLGRTHPSIGSILGCRAEILQLDVTDVKMDCF, encoded by the exons ATGGCCAGCGAAGTTGTGCAGGATAACAGTGGCGGCGATGAGAGGCCGCAAATTAGCAACTCAGCAGCAGCCAACGTGGGGGAGGAGGTAGAGGAGCTGAAACTTCTCCAAGACGCCGTTTACGCTCTTCCCACTTACGCGGTCAAAGATTTCTTCTCACTCGGG GCATGTGCTCGGTGCATTTTTCGATTGTTTGGTCTTTGTCAAAAGATTTCTTCTTTCCCTTCACTGCCAACAGCAACTATGAATGCCATGCTTGAAAAAAATGTATTGGGGCGGGACAGAGATGATAACTGCAGTGGCTCTGCAGAACGCAAGGACTCGGGTAGTCAGCAGCTATCTTCTCAAACATTTGTCTTGGAGCATGCAGTCTGTAGAATCTGTTTAGGCATATTGGACTATGTATATcatgatgaaaaagaaatattgGTGAAGAAGGATTCTGCTTATGAGTTTGCTAGAATTGTTGCTGAATCTGTCAAGCAAGAGCATCCTCAGATTGACAGCTTTTCTCTTGAAGTTTCATTGCCGCCTGTGGTCATGGATAATGAACAAGTTGTCAG GTCCTTTATGAGAAAGAAGTATGGCTCTGAACATTGGTTCCTGCAAAAAACTCTGACTGACTGTATTTCTATAAAGGATGCCTTGAAATTGTCAATACTGGATACCCTAGAAAAATTGCTG GGTACAAAATCAAATCTAAGCACATTTCGCATACGATTGACATATGAAACTTCTGAAGAGTCAAGAAGAAAACCTGACAATGAGGAGATCGATGGAtgcaaaaggagaaaaacaa ATATGCTATATACTGCTGATGAAAAACAAGCATCTGAGACATCTGGCTCAAAAAATTTTGCTGAACATGAAAACAAACAATATGAGTGCACAGAGGGCTTTGCAAAGGATTTGGAAGGTCATGGAAGCGATtacctaaaatttcagctcgagaAG GAGAGTCAGCCCTTTGGTTTGGTATTTCTTTGTTATAGATGTCCAATCTACATTGGTGGGAGATACCTTAAG TACTCAAGAAATGTCAGCCAGACTTGCTGGATGATTGAGGACGAAAGAATGGGGGAAGCATCAGTAGAG GAAATAATAGGTGGCAGCATCCTTCCTCTCTGCCAAGGTGATGGTTACAAGTTTCATGCTGCTGGTAGAGAGGATATAGAT GTCAGGATGTTGGGCACAGGTCGCCCTTTCCTGGTTGAGGTACAAAATGCCCATCAAGTTCCTTCTGAAGAACTTATTAAAGAGatggaaatgaaaataaatagcCAGGAAAATAAACTG GTTGGGGTTAAGAATCTCAAGATTTTAGACAACAAAGGGTGGGCACTGATGCGCGAAGGAGAAGCTGAGAAACAG AAGCAGTATGCTGCTCTTGTCTGGATTTCTCGCCCTTTTAATGATGATGACTCGAAGACTCTATCTTCACTTCAAGAGATG CAAATTTTACAGAAAACACCAATAAGGGTTCTGCATCGTCGAAGTCCTTTGGAGCGTGAAAAAGTTATACATTG GATGAAAGTAGAGAAAATAGCTGGAAGCTGTCAGTATTTTCTCTTGCATCTATGTACACAG
- the LOC113750164 gene encoding putative tRNA pseudouridine synthase Pus10 isoform X2 yields MASEVVQDNSGGDERPQISNSAAANVGEEVEELKLLQDAVYALPTYAVKDFFSLGACARCIFRLFGLCQKISSFPSLPTATMNAMLEKNVLGRDRDDNCSGSAERKDSGSQQLSSQTFVLEHAVCRICLGILDYVYHDEKEILVKKDSAYEFARIVAESVKQEHPQIDSFSLEVSLPPVVMDNEQVVRSFMRKKYGSEHWFLQKTLTDCISIKDALKLSILDTLEKLLGTKSNLSTFRIRLTYETSEESRRKPDNEEIDGCKRRKTNMLYTADEKQASETSGSKNFAEHENKQYECTEGFAKDLEGHGSDYLKFQLEKESQPFGLVFLCYRCPIYIGGRYLKYSRNVSQTCWMIEDERMGEASVEEIIGGSILPLCQGDGYKFHAAGREDIDVRMLGTGRPFLVEVQNAHQVPSEELIKEMEMKINSQENKLVGVKNLKILDNKGWALMREGEAEKQKQYAALVWISRPFNDDDSKTLSSLQEMQILQKTPIRVLHRRSPLEREKVIHWMKVEKIAGSCQYFLLHLCTQDRLVHILRSLCMGILEEHTPVLVPYLGAERRYCNLM; encoded by the exons ATGGCCAGCGAAGTTGTGCAGGATAACAGTGGCGGCGATGAGAGGCCGCAAATTAGCAACTCAGCAGCAGCCAACGTGGGGGAGGAGGTAGAGGAGCTGAAACTTCTCCAAGACGCCGTTTACGCTCTTCCCACTTACGCGGTCAAAGATTTCTTCTCACTCGGG GCATGTGCTCGGTGCATTTTTCGATTGTTTGGTCTTTGTCAAAAGATTTCTTCTTTCCCTTCACTGCCAACAGCAACTATGAATGCCATGCTTGAAAAAAATGTATTGGGGCGGGACAGAGATGATAACTGCAGTGGCTCTGCAGAACGCAAGGACTCGGGTAGTCAGCAGCTATCTTCTCAAACATTTGTCTTGGAGCATGCAGTCTGTAGAATCTGTTTAGGCATATTGGACTATGTATATcatgatgaaaaagaaatattgGTGAAGAAGGATTCTGCTTATGAGTTTGCTAGAATTGTTGCTGAATCTGTCAAGCAAGAGCATCCTCAGATTGACAGCTTTTCTCTTGAAGTTTCATTGCCGCCTGTGGTCATGGATAATGAACAAGTTGTCAG GTCCTTTATGAGAAAGAAGTATGGCTCTGAACATTGGTTCCTGCAAAAAACTCTGACTGACTGTATTTCTATAAAGGATGCCTTGAAATTGTCAATACTGGATACCCTAGAAAAATTGCTG GGTACAAAATCAAATCTAAGCACATTTCGCATACGATTGACATATGAAACTTCTGAAGAGTCAAGAAGAAAACCTGACAATGAGGAGATCGATGGAtgcaaaaggagaaaaacaa ATATGCTATATACTGCTGATGAAAAACAAGCATCTGAGACATCTGGCTCAAAAAATTTTGCTGAACATGAAAACAAACAATATGAGTGCACAGAGGGCTTTGCAAAGGATTTGGAAGGTCATGGAAGCGATtacctaaaatttcagctcgagaAG GAGAGTCAGCCCTTTGGTTTGGTATTTCTTTGTTATAGATGTCCAATCTACATTGGTGGGAGATACCTTAAG TACTCAAGAAATGTCAGCCAGACTTGCTGGATGATTGAGGACGAAAGAATGGGGGAAGCATCAGTAGAG GAAATAATAGGTGGCAGCATCCTTCCTCTCTGCCAAGGTGATGGTTACAAGTTTCATGCTGCTGGTAGAGAGGATATAGAT GTCAGGATGTTGGGCACAGGTCGCCCTTTCCTGGTTGAGGTACAAAATGCCCATCAAGTTCCTTCTGAAGAACTTATTAAAGAGatggaaatgaaaataaatagcCAGGAAAATAAACTG GTTGGGGTTAAGAATCTCAAGATTTTAGACAACAAAGGGTGGGCACTGATGCGCGAAGGAGAAGCTGAGAAACAG AAGCAGTATGCTGCTCTTGTCTGGATTTCTCGCCCTTTTAATGATGATGACTCGAAGACTCTATCTTCACTTCAAGAGATG CAAATTTTACAGAAAACACCAATAAGGGTTCTGCATCGTCGAAGTCCTTTGGAGCGTGAAAAAGTTATACATTG GATGAAAGTAGAGAAAATAGCTGGAAGCTGTCAGTATTTTCTCTTGCATCTATGTACACAG
- the LOC113750164 gene encoding putative tRNA pseudouridine synthase Pus10 isoform X3 yields the protein MASEVVQDNSGGDERPQISNSAAANVGEEVEELKLLQDAVYALPTYAVKDFFSLGACARCIFRLFGLCQKISSFPSLPTATMNAMLEKNVLGRDRDDNCSGSAERKDSGSQQLSSQTFVLEHAVCRICLGILDYVYHDEKEILVKKDSAYEFARIVAESVKQEHPQIDSFSLEVSLPPVVMDNEQVVRSFMRKKYGSEHWFLQKTLTDCISIKDALKLSILDTLEKLLGTKSNLSTFRIRLTYETSEESRRKPDNEEIDGCKRRKTNMLYTADEKQASETSGSKNFAEHENKQYECTEGFAKDLEGHGSDYLKFQLEKESQPFGLVFLCYRCPIYIGGRYLKYSRNVSQTCWMIEDERMGEASVEEIIGGSILPLCQGDGYKFHAAGREDIDVRMLGTGRPFLVEVQNAHQVPSEELIKEMEMKINSQENKLVGVKNLKILDNKGWALMREGEAEKQKQYAALVWISRPFNDDDSKTLSSLQEMQILQKTPIRVLHRRSPLEREKVIHWLVHILRSLCMGILEEHTPVLVPYLGAERRYCNLM from the exons ATGGCCAGCGAAGTTGTGCAGGATAACAGTGGCGGCGATGAGAGGCCGCAAATTAGCAACTCAGCAGCAGCCAACGTGGGGGAGGAGGTAGAGGAGCTGAAACTTCTCCAAGACGCCGTTTACGCTCTTCCCACTTACGCGGTCAAAGATTTCTTCTCACTCGGG GCATGTGCTCGGTGCATTTTTCGATTGTTTGGTCTTTGTCAAAAGATTTCTTCTTTCCCTTCACTGCCAACAGCAACTATGAATGCCATGCTTGAAAAAAATGTATTGGGGCGGGACAGAGATGATAACTGCAGTGGCTCTGCAGAACGCAAGGACTCGGGTAGTCAGCAGCTATCTTCTCAAACATTTGTCTTGGAGCATGCAGTCTGTAGAATCTGTTTAGGCATATTGGACTATGTATATcatgatgaaaaagaaatattgGTGAAGAAGGATTCTGCTTATGAGTTTGCTAGAATTGTTGCTGAATCTGTCAAGCAAGAGCATCCTCAGATTGACAGCTTTTCTCTTGAAGTTTCATTGCCGCCTGTGGTCATGGATAATGAACAAGTTGTCAG GTCCTTTATGAGAAAGAAGTATGGCTCTGAACATTGGTTCCTGCAAAAAACTCTGACTGACTGTATTTCTATAAAGGATGCCTTGAAATTGTCAATACTGGATACCCTAGAAAAATTGCTG GGTACAAAATCAAATCTAAGCACATTTCGCATACGATTGACATATGAAACTTCTGAAGAGTCAAGAAGAAAACCTGACAATGAGGAGATCGATGGAtgcaaaaggagaaaaacaa ATATGCTATATACTGCTGATGAAAAACAAGCATCTGAGACATCTGGCTCAAAAAATTTTGCTGAACATGAAAACAAACAATATGAGTGCACAGAGGGCTTTGCAAAGGATTTGGAAGGTCATGGAAGCGATtacctaaaatttcagctcgagaAG GAGAGTCAGCCCTTTGGTTTGGTATTTCTTTGTTATAGATGTCCAATCTACATTGGTGGGAGATACCTTAAG TACTCAAGAAATGTCAGCCAGACTTGCTGGATGATTGAGGACGAAAGAATGGGGGAAGCATCAGTAGAG GAAATAATAGGTGGCAGCATCCTTCCTCTCTGCCAAGGTGATGGTTACAAGTTTCATGCTGCTGGTAGAGAGGATATAGAT GTCAGGATGTTGGGCACAGGTCGCCCTTTCCTGGTTGAGGTACAAAATGCCCATCAAGTTCCTTCTGAAGAACTTATTAAAGAGatggaaatgaaaataaatagcCAGGAAAATAAACTG GTTGGGGTTAAGAATCTCAAGATTTTAGACAACAAAGGGTGGGCACTGATGCGCGAAGGAGAAGCTGAGAAACAG AAGCAGTATGCTGCTCTTGTCTGGATTTCTCGCCCTTTTAATGATGATGACTCGAAGACTCTATCTTCACTTCAAGAGATG CAAATTTTACAGAAAACACCAATAAGGGTTCTGCATCGTCGAAGTCCTTTGGAGCGTGAAAAAGTTATACATTG